The following is a genomic window from bacterium.
TTGCTTTCACGCACAAGAATTTTTCCAATTCCTGGAAGTGGCACACGATAGCCTTTCTTAAGAGCAGAGTGAATCATGCCAGCAAATCCGAAATAAACATCACGTGCTACGCGACGGCTATCAAGATCGCAGCAACCCTTAAGCTCTTCGAAAAGTTCGCTTTGAGTATATTGCTTGCCATTTTTTGGCTTATTTACTTTCACTTTCTTTGGTGTAATTGCCATGTGGTTTTTCTCCCTTATTAAAAATCGCCGAATCAAGCATTTGTAGAATTATTCAAAAGTTCTAAAAACATTGATTTATCGGTGTTATATAAACTTCACGACAATTAAAGCAACAGCAAAATGTAAAAAATTGCCCATTTTTATTAATTTTTTCAGTGGTCTTAGTTCTACAATTTTCTAGTGGGACTCTATTTGACACGCTAAGGTCTTCATTTTATTGAATATTTTAAGGAATGTTTAAAAACATAGCTTTTCGCCAGCTGGACTCAAAGGCTTAAAACTTAGCAAACGCTTATCGTCTGAAAGTTCAAACTCAATGATTAAATCAAAATACTTTTGATAATGATTTAAACGCTCAGGCCATTCCACAAAAGTCACTTTTGTCCGATCGTGAAGATAACTGCCTAACTCTTCATAATCAGACCCACTAGTTAATCGATACAAATCAAGATGATGAATCTGATACAGAAGAGTTTGATTGCTTTCGTATATATGCTCGATCACATAGCTTGGACTTGAAACATGCGCGCCGGGATTTAGTGTTTGTAAAATGCCGCGCACAAATTCAGTTTTTCCCGCTCCAAGCTCGCCACTTAAACCAATTACTTCGCCCCCAGATAGTTTGGTAGCTAATTTCGCTGCCAAGGCATGAGTTTCGCTGATGCTTTGAACGATCAATTTCTGGTTACTCTTGTCCATTAAAAATTACGCCCGCGGAAAAATACAAATAGCTTCAGGTTTTACTTCTTGTTGGCAAAGCAATCGATCGATTACGCGTGGACTAGCATCAGCAATTTCACGAGCAATTAATCCAAGTGAATAACCTTTTTCTTCACGTAATTGTTGCGCGGTTTCGCCGTGGATAAATGCCCCCAGCTTTGCTGCGGGCAAAGACTGAATGCCCCGTGCCAGTAGCGCCCCGAGAATGCCGCTTAAAACATCCCCGCTGCCTGCCGTTCCGAGATCGGGCTCTTCATGACAATCGAGTGAAGTTTGACCATTTGGCGCAGCAACAACAGTGCGTGCACCTTTAAGCACAACAACTGAGCCTGTAAGCTCTGCAAGTCGTTGCGCAGACTCAATCCGCCGCACTTGAATTTCTGCGATTGGTTTTTCAAGCAAGCGAGAGATCTCCCCAGGATGTGGCGTGAGAATAAAATTAGGGCCGAGTTGTTTTAACTCCGCAGCATTTGCAGCTAAAATATTTAGCGCGTCGGCATCAAGGACAGTGGGGATATTTTTTGCGCGTAAAATCTGAATGCTTTCAAGTACGATATTACTTTGCCATGTTGCTGAGCCAAATCCAGGACCTAAGACAATAGCATCTTTGTTAGTTAGAACTTCAGTAAGCTCGCTGGGCTTAATCTCAAGACACATCATTTCTAAGACGCCGTGCTGAACTCCAAGCAGGCCTTCGTGATTAAGCCCAAGCGTAACTAAACCTGCGCCACAACGATGGGCCGCAAGACCTGTAAGCTTGGGGGCTCCATACTTGCCGCTTGAACCACCAATCACAAGGACGTGACCGCGAGTGCCCTTATGCGCGTCTGCCGTAAGTGGGTAACAAGATTTAGCTAGAGCTATCGCCTCTTCTGTAATCAGACACTCAAGCGGAAAATCACTTAGCAGTCGTTCTGGAATACCGATATCAACACAGAATAATTTACCGACATATTTCCTAGCAGGATCAAGCAAGAGGCCAATTTTGGGAGTTTGCAGTGTAATCGTAATGTCAGCCTTGACGACCTCACCAAGCACAGCACCGGTGGTTGCATCAATGCCACTGGGTTGATCGACTGCGATACAAAGATGCCCTGCGTTAGCTAATTTATTTGCTAACAAAATTAGCGCTAATATTTCAGCACTTGGAGCGTTGGCGCTTCCGGTTCCAAGAATTGCATCAACGATTAATCCGGCCTTACTTTGATGAGGATTAAATTCGGCTGTGCCAAGAGGAGAAATTGTAACGCCTGCTAACTCTGCTTTCTCGGCATGAAGCTTCGCTTCGTTGCGATATGCTGACACCTGCTGTGCAGCAATCACCTGCACGGGAATACCGCTCTCGGCACATAATCGCGCGACAACAAATCCATCGCCAGCGTTATTCCCTTTTCCACAAAGAATAATTACGCCCTGAGCAAGCTCTGCGGGAAATAACGCTTGAATCAGCTTGAAGATAGCTCTGCCGGCTTGATCCATCAAGCGTTCGGCCGCAATTGCCCCCGAGCTAATTACAGCCCGATCGACTTCCTGCATCTCTTCAGCGCTAAGTAATTTCATTAATTAGTGTCTAATTCTTAAGCAGTTGCTGCTAATTCAGCTTGCACTACTTCCGCAACTTCCTGGGCAATTGCTTGACAGATCAGCTGATCATCAGCTTCGACCATCACGCGTGCTTTTGATTCTGTGCCAGAATAGCGTAAGAGCAATCGTCCGCGATCTTTTAATTTCTTTTCTGCGGCAGCGACAACTTTGCTGACTTTGGGTAAATCCATAAAAGGAATTTTTCGAGTTACAGCAATATTGAGCAATACTTGTGGAAAACGTTCAATTAAGCGGTGAAAATCAGAAAGTGGGCGATCGGCTCTACGCATTGCCTCAAGCACTAAGAGCGACGTTAGTATGCCGTCTCCTGTAGTATTATGATCGAGCGCAATTACATGCCCAGACTGCTCGCCACCAAGATTCGCCCCGAGCTTTTGCATTTCGGCCAAGACATAACGATCGCCGACGTCTGCACGTGCCAAACTTAAGCCTAACTTGGCTAAGCTTTTCTCGAACCCATAATTACTCATCACCGTGCCAACGACAGTCTTACTCTTGAGCTTACCGCGTTTAATCCAATCATGCGCGAGGATCGCCAAAATCAAATCCCCATCAATCACTTTACCGTTTTCATCGCAGATAATCACCCGGTCGGCATCGCCATCAAAAGCAATTCCCAAAGCAGTCTTATTTTGCACCACAACATTCGCAACTGCCTGCGGATATAAACTCCCACACTGATCATTAATATTTGTGCCATTTGGCTCATCGCCAATAATCGAAAGTTTTGCGCCAAGTTCTTGAAAAACAAGTGGCGCAACTTTATACGCAGCTCCATTGGCCGCATCCAAAGCAAGCGTTAAACCTTCAAAACTTATTTCTCGGCTCACCGCTTCCTTGAGGAAAACAGCATAGCGCCCAATTGCATCATCAATACGCGCGGCTTTACCAATCAAACCTGGGACGGCACGAAGCTCGTCAAGGTGCCCCGGCTCCATTAAGCGCTCGATTTCAGCCTCAGTCTGATCAGCGAGCTTAAATCCATCTCCACCGAAAAACTTGATGCCGTTATCTTCATAACCATTGTGTGAAGCAGAAATCACTACCCCTGCATCGGCCCGCATGCTTTTTGTCATGTAAGCAATGCCCGGCGTTGGTAATGGGCCAACGAGCAATACGTCCACACCCATCGAAGTGATGCCGGAAGCCAAGGCAGTTTCTAGCATATAGCCGGAAAGGCGCGTGTCTTTTCCAATTAGAATACGGTGATGTCCGCGGCTACGACGCAGGACATGCGCCGCGGCACGCCCTAGGCGCATCACAGTCTCAGAATCCATTGGAGCAAGATTAGCAACGCCTCTCACTCCGTCTGTGCCAAAAAGTTTTTCGTTCATGCTAATTTGTAGCAGATTTATTAATATTCACAGTCACGCGGGATGGTGTTGTTGATACCAAATAGACACCCTCTTGAAGTCTTGAGTTACCATCCAAAATCACTTCTGGATCAAGCTCTAAAACTCCAGCTTCATAGGATCGGCAATCGATTTCAAGTTTTAGTTCACGCGTATTGATTTTCTCTAATACTTCATTTGGGCCAGTAAGATCAACTTTGACACGACCCGGGCTAACTGCGGCAGCATAGCCATCTCGGGTCACAACTTGTACCGGGATCTTATCAAAGCTCTTCAGGGCTTGTTTCTTACGCACGCTCAGATAAGCATGCACTACACTGGTAGATAGCTTCACGGTTGCGCGTGGTGGGATGAGTTGCAATTCTAGAGACTGATCCGCTTTAACTTTGGCCAAATCAATTGGTTCGGCACTAACCATTTGCACTGAACTTAATTCGCTCTCTGGACCAATCAAGGACACAAATCTTGGCGTAGCACGGATATCGCTAATAAATAAATCTTCGGTCAAAGCACCAACACGCTCGAGATCGACTGGGACTTCCTTACGCAACAATTTATCAAAACGTAATTCGATCATCGATGGTCGGATCTCGACAATTTTCATTCCACTCGGGACGGGGACATCGAAGTTATTGAGCTTCACACTATAACTGCGACTTAAGCGGTTTGGTAACGAAACAATGACTTTATCATCGGCACGCGAGAATTGATCAACTAGCGGGGCTGGTCCACGCACGGTTACCTGCACTGTCATGCCACGGTCAAAATCTACCGGAGAAACTACGACAAGGTCGTTTGG
Proteins encoded in this region:
- the tsaE gene encoding tRNA (adenosine(37)-N6)-threonylcarbamoyltransferase complex ATPase subunit type 1 TsaE — protein: MDKSNQKLIVQSISETHALAAKLATKLSGGEVIGLSGELGAGKTEFVRGILQTLNPGAHVSSPSYVIEHIYESNQTLLYQIHHLDLYRLTSGSDYEELGSYLHDRTKVTFVEWPERLNHYQKYFDLIIEFELSDDKRLLSFKPLSPAGEKLCF
- a CDS encoding phosphoglucosamine mutase, whose product is MNEKLFGTDGVRGVANLAPMDSETVMRLGRAAAHVLRRSRGHHRILIGKDTRLSGYMLETALASGITSMGVDVLLVGPLPTPGIAYMTKSMRADAGVVISASHNGYEDNGIKFFGGDGFKLADQTEAEIERLMEPGHLDELRAVPGLIGKAARIDDAIGRYAVFLKEAVSREISFEGLTLALDAANGAAYKVAPLVFQELGAKLSIIGDEPNGTNINDQCGSLYPQAVANVVVQNKTALGIAFDGDADRVIICDENGKVIDGDLILAILAHDWIKRGKLKSKTVVGTVMSNYGFEKSLAKLGLSLARADVGDRYVLAEMQKLGANLGGEQSGHVIALDHNTTGDGILTSLLVLEAMRRADRPLSDFHRLIERFPQVLLNIAVTRKIPFMDLPKVSKVVAAAEKKLKDRGRLLLRYSGTESKARVMVEADDQLICQAIAQEVAEVVQAELAATA
- a CDS encoding HU family DNA-binding protein, with amino-acid sequence MAITPKKVKVNKPKNGKQYTQSELFEELKGCCDLDSRRVARDVYFGFAGMIHSALKKGYRVPLPGIGKILVRESKARMGRNPATGEPIRIPARKRIRLTASKAFKESVL
- a CDS encoding NAD(P)H-hydrate dehydratase; translation: MKLLSAEEMQEVDRAVISSGAIAAERLMDQAGRAIFKLIQALFPAELAQGVIILCGKGNNAGDGFVVARLCAESGIPVQVIAAQQVSAYRNEAKLHAEKAELAGVTISPLGTAEFNPHQSKAGLIVDAILGTGSANAPSAEILALILLANKLANAGHLCIAVDQPSGIDATTGAVLGEVVKADITITLQTPKIGLLLDPARKYVGKLFCVDIGIPERLLSDFPLECLITEEAIALAKSCYPLTADAHKGTRGHVLVIGGSSGKYGAPKLTGLAAHRCGAGLVTLGLNHEGLLGVQHGVLEMMCLEIKPSELTEVLTNKDAIVLGPGFGSATWQSNIVLESIQILRAKNIPTVLDADALNILAANAAELKQLGPNFILTPHPGEISRLLEKPIAEIQVRRIESAQRLAELTGSVVVLKGARTVVAAPNGQTSLDCHEEPDLGTAGSGDVLSGILGALLARGIQSLPAAKLGAFIHGETAQQLREEKGYSLGLIAREIADASPRVIDRLLCQQEVKPEAICIFPRA